A window from Pseudoliparis swirei isolate HS2019 ecotype Mariana Trench chromosome 17, NWPU_hadal_v1, whole genome shotgun sequence encodes these proteins:
- the ppifa gene encoding peptidylprolyl isomerase Fa isoform X2: protein MLRIRYRVRYSTPGVVAARLFSSRPARNPVVFLDIEADSEPLGRITIELNADVVPKTAANFRALCTGEPGFGFKGSVFHRVIPEFMCQGGDFTNHNGTGGKSIYGKTFKDENFILKHTGPGTLSMANSGPNTNGSQFFICTNKTEWLDGKHVVFGQWGDLPRSHEDFCRMTLNATRLSLLHLLSVFMTRRNHHPAHP, encoded by the exons ATGCTGCGAATACGGTACCGCGTGAGATACAGCACGCCGGGCGTCGTGGCCgcgaggctgttctcctcccGTCCCGCCAGGAACCCCGTCGTGTTCCTGGACATCGAGGCCGACAGCGAGCCTCTCGGGAGGATAACCATCGAG TTGAATGCAGATGTCGTGCCAAAGACTGCAG CAAACTTCCGCGCACTGTGTACAGGGGAACCTGGCTTTGGATTCAAGGGATCCGTTTTCCACCGGGTCATCCCTGAGTTCATGTGTCAG GGGGGAGATTTCACCAACCACAACGGCACAGGAGGGAAATCCATATATGGGAAGACATTCAAAGATGAAAACTTCATATTAAAACACACTGGTCCAG GAACACTTTCGATGGCAAATTCAGGGCCAAACACCAACGGCTCCCAGTTCTTCATCTGTACGAATAAAACTGAATG GCTCGATGGTAAACACGTGGTGTTCGGGCAG TGGGGAGATCTCCCAAGATCACACGAGGACTTCTGTCGGATGACTCTGAATGCAACCCGTCTGTCTTTGCTTCATCTTTTATCTGTGTTCATGACAAGGAGGAACCATCATCCTGCTCATCCCTAA
- the ppifa gene encoding peptidylprolyl isomerase Fa isoform X3 yields MLRIRYRVRYSTPGVVAARLFSSRPARNPVVFLDIEADSEPLGRITIELNADVVPKTAGEPGFGFKGSVFHRVIPEFMCQGGDFTNHNGTGGKSIYGKTFKDENFILKHTGPGTLSMANSGPNTNGSQFFICTNKTEWLDGKHVVFGQVKDGMDVVTKMESFGLHDGGVIKTILITNSGEISQDHTRTSVG; encoded by the exons ATGCTGCGAATACGGTACCGCGTGAGATACAGCACGCCGGGCGTCGTGGCCgcgaggctgttctcctcccGTCCCGCCAGGAACCCCGTCGTGTTCCTGGACATCGAGGCCGACAGCGAGCCTCTCGGGAGGATAACCATCGAG TTGAATGCAGATGTCGTGCCAAAGACTGCAG GGGAACCTGGCTTTGGATTCAAGGGATCCGTTTTCCACCGGGTCATCCCTGAGTTCATGTGTCAG GGGGGAGATTTCACCAACCACAACGGCACAGGAGGGAAATCCATATATGGGAAGACATTCAAAGATGAAAACTTCATATTAAAACACACTGGTCCAG GAACACTTTCGATGGCAAATTCAGGGCCAAACACCAACGGCTCCCAGTTCTTCATCTGTACGAATAAAACTGAATG GCTCGATGGTAAACACGTGGTGTTCGGGCAGGTGAAGGACGGCATGGACGTGGTCACCAAGATGGAGTCTTTTGGTTTACATGACGGCGGTGTGATTAAAACCATTCTCATCACCAACAGTGGGGAGATCTCCCAAGATCACACGAGGACTTCTGTCGGATGA
- the ppifa gene encoding peptidylprolyl isomerase Fa isoform X1, whose product MLRIRYRVRYSTPGVVAARLFSSRPARNPVVFLDIEADSEPLGRITIELNADVVPKTAANFRALCTGEPGFGFKGSVFHRVIPEFMCQGGDFTNHNGTGGKSIYGKTFKDENFILKHTGPGTLSMANSGPNTNGSQFFICTNKTEWLDGKHVVFGQVKDGMDVVTKMESFGLHDGGVIKTILITNSGEISQDHTRTSVG is encoded by the exons ATGCTGCGAATACGGTACCGCGTGAGATACAGCACGCCGGGCGTCGTGGCCgcgaggctgttctcctcccGTCCCGCCAGGAACCCCGTCGTGTTCCTGGACATCGAGGCCGACAGCGAGCCTCTCGGGAGGATAACCATCGAG TTGAATGCAGATGTCGTGCCAAAGACTGCAG CAAACTTCCGCGCACTGTGTACAGGGGAACCTGGCTTTGGATTCAAGGGATCCGTTTTCCACCGGGTCATCCCTGAGTTCATGTGTCAG GGGGGAGATTTCACCAACCACAACGGCACAGGAGGGAAATCCATATATGGGAAGACATTCAAAGATGAAAACTTCATATTAAAACACACTGGTCCAG GAACACTTTCGATGGCAAATTCAGGGCCAAACACCAACGGCTCCCAGTTCTTCATCTGTACGAATAAAACTGAATG GCTCGATGGTAAACACGTGGTGTTCGGGCAGGTGAAGGACGGCATGGACGTGGTCACCAAGATGGAGTCTTTTGGTTTACATGACGGCGGTGTGATTAAAACCATTCTCATCACCAACAGTGGGGAGATCTCCCAAGATCACACGAGGACTTCTGTCGGATGA